One Nostoc sp. UHCC 0302 DNA window includes the following coding sequences:
- a CDS encoding DNA-binding response regulator gives MMHESSKTILVIEDEADYRNLFLDVLEDKGFDTIGAENGIAGIKQAQKHLPDLVICDIQMPDMDGYSVLSTLREDPATAIIPFIFLTGSNHQAALRKGMELGADDYLTKPSTIEDLLRAIAVRLEKQASLKSWYSNNSEQIPKPLPSSVSSESIFPSIPQLQAVFDFIEANYRQGITLSDVAVAVGYSPAYLTNRVAKQTGETVNTWIVKRRMAAARPLLKDTNQTIDQIATALGYQNASHFSRQFRQHHGLSPKIWRKKHQPLQNSRSTKLRFLNNPNSLGNFVSLGCGLKAASL, from the coding sequence ATGATGCACGAATCATCGAAAACAATCTTGGTAATTGAAGATGAAGCTGATTACCGCAATCTCTTCTTAGACGTTCTTGAGGATAAAGGTTTTGACACAATAGGTGCTGAAAATGGTATTGCTGGTATTAAGCAAGCACAAAAGCATTTACCCGACTTAGTGATTTGCGATATTCAAATGCCAGATATGGATGGTTACAGTGTTTTGAGTACACTCCGCGAAGATCCTGCCACAGCCATTATTCCTTTCATTTTTCTGACTGGCAGTAATCATCAAGCAGCTCTACGCAAAGGTATGGAGTTGGGAGCAGATGACTATCTTACCAAGCCTTCTACTATAGAAGATTTGCTCAGAGCGATCGCTGTCCGATTAGAAAAGCAAGCCTCTCTTAAGTCGTGGTACAGCAATAACTCAGAGCAAATACCCAAACCACTACCCTCATCAGTAAGTTCTGAGTCAATCTTTCCATCAATTCCTCAACTACAAGCGGTTTTCGATTTTATTGAAGCTAACTATCGCCAAGGAATTACTTTGTCTGATGTGGCTGTTGCAGTTGGTTATTCGCCTGCTTACTTGACCAACCGAGTGGCAAAACAAACAGGAGAGACTGTGAACACTTGGATTGTTAAGCGTCGCATGGCAGCAGCACGCCCTTTACTTAAAGATACTAACCAGACAATAGACCAGATTGCTACTGCCCTGGGCTATCAAAATGCATCTCATTTCTCTCGCCAGTTTCGTCAACACCACGGGTTATCACCCAAAATATGGAGAAAAAAGCATCAACCTCTTCAGAATTCCAGAAGCACAAAGCTACGATTTCTCAATAACCCTAATTCTTTGGGCAATTTTGTATCTTTAGGTTGTGGATTAAAAGCAGCTAGTTTGTAG
- a CDS encoding DUF3082 domain-containing protein: MSDPNLTQPTESQAKVPSSPLRCVTGAVISGGMGYAMYSLMISIATNFASKPIHSSNLLVLKISSAVRTLVVGVVALGSGIFSLVAIGLLALAVQLLVQQFTNHKSTEN; this comes from the coding sequence ATGAGTGACCCAAATCTAACGCAACCAACCGAATCTCAAGCAAAAGTTCCATCAAGTCCGTTACGCTGTGTAACTGGCGCGGTGATTTCCGGAGGGATGGGATATGCAATGTATTCGCTAATGATTTCGATCGCTACCAATTTTGCCAGCAAACCCATCCATTCAAGTAATCTGTTAGTCCTGAAGATTTCCTCTGCTGTCCGTACCTTGGTTGTGGGTGTGGTAGCCTTGGGAAGCGGGATATTTAGTCTAGTGGCAATTGGTTTGTTAGCTTTAGCAGTGCAATTATTAGTGCAGCAGTTCACAAACCATAAAAGTACTGAAAACTAG
- the ispE gene encoding 4-(cytidine 5'-diphospho)-2-C-methyl-D-erythritol kinase, whose translation MRSLTLIAPAKINLYLEIIGDRPDGYHELSMILQSIELADQIDVRSADTQAIRVHCDHPQVPTDKSNLAYRAADLMAMQFPDTFAKYGGVEITVKKQIPVAAGLAGGSTNAAAVLVGIDLLWNLGLTQSELEELGATLGSDVPFCVAGGTAIATGRGEQLSPLPSLDNLYVVLAKYRSLEVSTAWAYKTYRQQFGNSYIRDTNSLAARASAVHSGGIVKAIFDQNAGEIAQKLHNDLERVVLPTYPQVLQLREVFANQEGVLGTMMSGSGPTVFALFESEQQAQTVKLRVREAIPDEDLELFVTRTTSHGIQIASSL comes from the coding sequence ATGCGTTCTCTAACCTTAATTGCACCTGCAAAAATTAATTTGTATTTAGAAATCATCGGCGATCGCCCTGATGGTTATCATGAGTTATCAATGATACTGCAAAGCATTGAACTTGCAGATCAAATTGATGTGCGTTCTGCTGACACACAAGCCATCCGAGTTCACTGCGACCACCCACAAGTACCGACAGATAAAAGTAATCTGGCATACCGGGCAGCAGATTTAATGGCGATGCAATTTCCTGACACCTTTGCTAAATATGGCGGTGTAGAAATTACCGTCAAGAAGCAGATTCCTGTAGCTGCTGGGTTAGCTGGAGGTTCGACAAATGCCGCAGCGGTGTTAGTAGGAATCGATTTACTATGGAACCTGGGGTTAACTCAGTCAGAATTAGAAGAATTGGGAGCTACTCTCGGTTCTGATGTCCCATTTTGTGTAGCGGGTGGAACAGCGATCGCTACAGGTAGAGGCGAGCAACTTTCTCCCCTACCAAGTTTGGATAATTTATATGTAGTATTGGCTAAATACCGTAGCCTAGAAGTTTCCACAGCTTGGGCTTATAAAACTTATCGACAACAATTTGGCAATTCTTATATCAGGGATACCAACAGTTTGGCAGCGCGTGCTAGTGCAGTTCACTCTGGAGGAATTGTAAAAGCAATCTTTGATCAAAACGCCGGAGAAATTGCCCAAAAACTGCACAATGATTTAGAACGTGTAGTCTTGCCCACTTATCCCCAAGTCTTACAATTGCGAGAAGTATTTGCAAATCAAGAAGGGGTTTTGGGAACTATGATGTCTGGTTCAGGCCCAACAGTGTTTGCTTTGTTTGAATCTGAACAACAAGCACAAACAGTTAAGTTACGTGTGCGAGAAGCAATTCCTGACGAAGATTTAGAATTGTTTGTGACTCGGACAACTTCACATGGAATTCAAATAGCATCGTCATTATAG
- the rsmA gene encoding 16S rRNA (adenine(1518)-N(6)/adenine(1519)-N(6))-dimethyltransferase RsmA, which produces MIRPRKLFAQHWLKSEKALDSIIRAAECKSSDRSTNAKGDSILEIGPGTGILTRRLLPLVESLVAVEIDRDLCELLAKQLGKRENFLLLQGDFLTLDLLSQLGAFPNFQKLNKVVANIPYNITGPIIEKLLGTIANPNPEPFDLIVLLVQKEVAERLYAKPGSRAFGALSVRVQYLAECELICTVPAAAFHPPPKVDSAVVRLHPRNIETPALEPRRLETLVKLGFGAKRKMLRNNLQSVVERDRLTQLLEQLEINPQARAEDISVQQWVALANELRVKSEE; this is translated from the coding sequence ATGATCCGACCGCGCAAGCTATTTGCTCAGCATTGGCTTAAAAGTGAAAAAGCACTCGACTCTATTATTCGGGCAGCAGAATGTAAATCAAGCGATCGCTCCACCAACGCCAAGGGCGATAGCATCTTAGAAATCGGCCCAGGTACAGGTATTCTAACGCGGCGTTTACTACCCCTAGTAGAATCTCTGGTAGCAGTGGAGATTGACCGCGATTTGTGCGAACTATTAGCTAAACAACTAGGAAAAAGGGAAAATTTTTTACTCTTGCAAGGAGATTTTCTCACCTTAGATTTACTATCCCAGTTGGGAGCATTCCCCAATTTCCAAAAGCTGAATAAAGTAGTAGCGAATATCCCCTATAACATTACTGGGCCAATTATCGAGAAACTGCTGGGTACTATTGCCAACCCCAACCCCGAACCATTTGACTTGATAGTGCTACTGGTACAAAAAGAAGTAGCAGAGAGGTTGTATGCTAAACCAGGGTCAAGAGCTTTCGGTGCGTTGAGTGTGCGGGTGCAGTACTTGGCTGAGTGTGAGTTAATTTGCACAGTCCCAGCCGCAGCATTTCATCCACCGCCAAAAGTAGATTCAGCAGTTGTGCGGTTACATCCCCGAAACATAGAAACACCAGCACTTGAGCCAAGACGGTTAGAAACTTTGGTAAAGTTAGGGTTCGGTGCTAAACGCAAAATGTTACGAAATAATTTGCAATCGGTTGTAGAACGCGATCGCCTGACCCAATTGCTGGAACAATTAGAAATAAATCCCCAAGCCCGTGCGGAAGACATCAGTGTTCAGCAATGGGTAGCATTAGCTAATGAGTTAAGAGTTAAGAGTGAGGAATGA
- a CDS encoding L,D-transpeptidase gives MQKTMMSSLYFRSAFKFSLATIVLLLSFQSHATAQVNNSQQLFPQVQPDSLRLQPPLPNFSERKIRLLRRLKLPVEPVIPNTSEQEISLLLKLGDRKVYVYRGGSLQASYPVAIGQPRPDKQTPTGKFKVINMIKDPAWENPFVSHKEVIPPGLNNPLGERWIGFWTDGKDEIGFHGTYRRDSVGKAVSNGCVRMYNEDVRKLYELVKIGTPVTVIP, from the coding sequence ATGCAAAAGACAATGATGAGTAGTCTTTACTTTCGTAGTGCTTTTAAATTTAGTTTGGCAACAATAGTACTACTTCTCTCGTTTCAATCACACGCAACTGCCCAAGTCAATAATAGCCAGCAACTTTTTCCTCAAGTTCAGCCAGACTCTTTAAGATTACAGCCGCCCCTGCCAAACTTTTCTGAACGCAAGATTCGTTTACTACGCAGACTCAAGCTTCCGGTAGAACCAGTTATTCCTAACACTTCTGAGCAAGAAATCAGTTTGCTGCTCAAACTTGGAGACCGAAAAGTTTATGTCTATCGAGGCGGCAGTTTACAAGCCAGCTACCCAGTAGCTATTGGTCAACCGAGGCCAGATAAACAAACGCCCACTGGTAAATTTAAAGTTATTAATATGATTAAAGACCCAGCTTGGGAAAATCCATTTGTTTCACATAAAGAAGTTATTCCTCCAGGTTTAAATAATCCTTTAGGAGAACGTTGGATTGGTTTCTGGACTGATGGAAAAGACGAAATCGGATTTCATGGCACTTACAGAAGAGACTCTGTAGGGAAGGCAGTTTCTAATGGTTGTGTTCGGATGTATAACGAGGATGTGCGTAAACTATATGAATTGGTAAAAATAGGAACTCCCGTAACTGTAATACCTTAA
- a CDS encoding 2OG-Fe(II) oxygenase, translating into MQSNSQQPDAKEIKVQILLAGGHQHTVYLKSNAPLLHSLLTNIAARAYKQDIDCNYLFQVPVNEGHSILCFPSENLIGIITEPPIFVEEEVELRPEAEEILPSICIQIDNFLTSNEHLNLIEYAINTEYNFVPTSTSTNETNYRSSKVLYSFTEFSELIATRIQDVLPDVINKLNIPLFFPSQIEAQMTAHNDGNYYRIHNDNGSPDTHSRELTFVYYFYREPKAFSGGELLIYDSKIENNFYVNAETFKTVEPRNNSIVFFLSRYLHEVKPVLCSSQAFADSRFTINGWIHRTANLAASSD; encoded by the coding sequence ATGCAATCAAATTCGCAGCAGCCTGATGCTAAAGAAATTAAAGTACAAATCCTTCTGGCTGGAGGACACCAGCACACAGTTTATTTAAAATCAAATGCACCTTTACTACATAGTCTTTTAACTAATATTGCAGCGCGTGCATATAAGCAAGATATTGATTGTAATTATTTATTTCAAGTCCCAGTAAATGAAGGGCATTCTATTCTATGTTTCCCCAGCGAAAACCTGATTGGGATTATAACAGAACCACCAATTTTTGTAGAAGAAGAAGTAGAATTAAGACCTGAAGCAGAGGAGATACTACCATCTATTTGTATACAAATAGATAACTTTCTAACATCTAATGAACACCTGAATTTGATTGAATATGCTATAAACACGGAATATAATTTTGTTCCTACTAGCACTTCAACCAATGAAACTAATTATCGTTCTTCAAAAGTTCTCTACTCATTTACTGAGTTTTCTGAGTTAATTGCAACTCGGATTCAAGATGTATTACCTGATGTTATCAACAAGCTGAACATACCATTGTTTTTCCCATCGCAAATAGAAGCTCAAATGACAGCGCATAATGATGGTAACTACTATAGAATTCATAACGATAATGGTAGCCCAGATACGCATTCAAGAGAACTGACATTTGTCTATTACTTTTATAGAGAACCAAAAGCGTTTTCTGGGGGAGAATTGCTAATTTACGATAGCAAAATTGAAAATAACTTTTATGTAAATGCAGAAACGTTCAAGACAGTTGAACCCCGTAACAATAGTATTGTGTTTTTTTTGAGTCGCTACTTACACGAAGTCAAACCTGTGCTTTGCTCGTCTCAGGCATTTGCAGATAGCCGTTTCACAATCAATGGTTGGATTCATCGAACTGCAAATTTAGCAGCGTCTTCTGATTAA
- a CDS encoding CopG family transcriptional regulator, with amino-acid sequence MNKKWAVKRLTVNLTSEETEKLERYCDITGRPATDVIRELLRTLAVEKEEQSHSQHR; translated from the coding sequence ATGAACAAAAAATGGGCTGTTAAGCGACTCACGGTCAATCTCACGTCAGAAGAGACGGAAAAACTGGAACGTTACTGTGACATAACAGGAAGACCAGCAACTGATGTAATTCGGGAATTGCTCAGAACTCTTGCGGTTGAGAAGGAAGAACAGTCACATAGTCAGCATAGATAA
- a CDS encoding DUF2808 domain-containing protein, translating to MRAATWFLIALSLTIGIEGVATQVTQAVQLRDGTVYFVQPPSLVSATTTYKGVNVWGATYYFTISLPENAGEPLQRVTITQREGAENIRYDLDNTRAFVGTSARKGSQLTLGAVTRTRETRTVSVNFDPPVTPGQTVTIALRPVKNPSFSGVYLLGVTAFPVGEKSHGQFLGFGRFQFYGNERNWFF from the coding sequence ATGCGTGCTGCAACTTGGTTTTTAATAGCGCTTTCTTTAACAATAGGTATCGAAGGAGTTGCCACTCAGGTAACTCAAGCAGTGCAGCTTAGAGATGGTACAGTATACTTTGTCCAACCACCAAGCTTAGTTAGTGCAACAACTACCTATAAAGGGGTAAATGTTTGGGGTGCAACTTACTATTTCACCATCAGCTTGCCGGAGAATGCAGGAGAACCGCTGCAAAGAGTAACTATTACCCAGCGAGAGGGAGCAGAGAATATCCGCTATGACCTTGATAATACTCGCGCATTTGTAGGCACAAGCGCTCGCAAAGGATCTCAACTGACATTGGGTGCAGTGACGAGAACACGCGAGACACGCACAGTTTCTGTGAATTTTGACCCACCTGTAACTCCGGGGCAAACAGTCACAATTGCCCTGCGTCCAGTGAAGAATCCCAGTTTTTCTGGTGTCTACTTATTGGGCGTTACGGCATTTCCAGTAGGTGAAAAATCTCATGGTCAATTTCTTGGCTTTGGCAGGTTTCAGTTCTATGGAAATGAGAGAAATTGGTTCTTTTAA
- a CDS encoding protein-glutamate O-methyltransferase CheR: protein MLTHTKTLPKPTLQDIEIQLLLEGIYQYYGYDFRNYALSSLKRRIQNFVQLEGLANISALQEKLLHNHAYLERFLLGMTVNVTSMFRDPSFYQTFRKQVIPFLQTYPFIRIWHAGCSTGEEVYSMAILLQEEGLYHRCRLYATDTNERVLQTAKSGIFSLKLMQEYTQLYLKAGGKRSFSEYYTAAYDNAIFRASLRENVVFAQHNLATDGSFNEFNVILCRNVLIYFNQVLQKRVHELFYNSLCNFGVLGLGRQESIRFTPYEPYYEEIAKSEKLYKKITGG from the coding sequence ATGCTAACTCATACTAAGACCTTGCCCAAACCTACCTTGCAAGATATCGAAATACAGTTGCTATTGGAAGGTATATACCAATACTACGGTTATGACTTTCGTAATTATGCTCTCTCTTCACTTAAGCGCCGGATTCAAAATTTTGTGCAACTAGAAGGGTTAGCGAATATTTCTGCATTACAAGAGAAGTTACTCCATAATCATGCCTATCTAGAACGATTTTTGCTAGGTATGACAGTGAATGTAACATCAATGTTTCGCGATCCTAGCTTTTATCAAACATTTAGAAAACAAGTTATCCCCTTTTTGCAAACTTATCCATTTATTCGCATCTGGCACGCAGGATGCTCTACAGGAGAAGAAGTCTATTCAATGGCAATCCTGCTGCAAGAAGAAGGGCTTTACCACCGTTGTCGCTTGTATGCTACAGACACTAACGAGAGAGTACTACAAACCGCCAAGAGCGGTATTTTCTCTTTAAAATTAATGCAGGAATATACTCAGCTTTATCTAAAAGCAGGTGGTAAACGCTCTTTTTCAGAATATTATACAGCGGCTTATGATAATGCTATTTTTCGAGCATCCTTAAGAGAAAACGTTGTCTTCGCTCAGCATAATTTGGCAACTGACGGTTCATTTAACGAGTTTAATGTCATTCTTTGTCGTAACGTTCTAATATATTTCAATCAGGTACTTCAAAAACGGGTACACGAACTTTTTTATAATAGCCTTTGTAATTTTGGGGTTTTGGGGTTAGGACGACAAGAATCTATTAGATTCACTCCTTATGAGCCATATTATGAAGAGATAGCTAAGAGTGAAAAGCTATACAAAAAAATTACAGGCGGGTAA
- the crcB gene encoding fluoride efflux transporter CrcB, whose amino-acid sequence MSDITNVFSIAIGAVPGALSRFYITEWTKTKLGTKFPYATFAINLTGCLAMGFFFTISKGITSYPSELDLLIRTGFLGSYTTFSTYGFDALTLWRSKQKTATMFYWAGSAVIGLGAVILGIAIAKLFVN is encoded by the coding sequence GTGTCAGACATAACTAATGTTTTCTCAATTGCGATAGGTGCAGTTCCTGGTGCGCTATCGCGGTTTTATATCACAGAATGGACAAAAACTAAATTGGGGACAAAATTTCCCTATGCAACATTTGCTATTAATCTGACTGGATGCTTAGCAATGGGTTTCTTTTTCACGATTTCTAAAGGAATTACAAGCTATCCATCAGAATTAGATTTACTAATTAGAACTGGATTTTTAGGTTCTTACACCACATTTTCAACCTATGGCTTTGATGCTCTGACTCTATGGCGTAGTAAACAAAAGACTGCGACAATGTTTTATTGGGCTGGGAGTGCAGTGATAGGATTGGGAGCAGTGATTTTAGGAATAGCGATCGCCAAGCTTTTCGTGAATTAA
- the crcB gene encoding fluoride efflux transporter CrcB, translating into MNFLRGRYSLAVAIGAIFGALSRFYVTEFAKSVFGKDFGFYGTFFINVSGCLVIAYILTLAVESIRIISPELRLMTTTGFCGAYTTFSTYGLESRNFLDKGDITVLLIYFVGSAIAGMIGIQIGVLLARSSVQRS; encoded by the coding sequence ATGAATTTTTTGAGAGGACGTTATTCCCTAGCTGTGGCGATCGGGGCAATTTTTGGAGCATTAAGTCGTTTTTATGTAACCGAATTTGCAAAATCTGTTTTTGGAAAAGATTTTGGCTTTTACGGCACATTCTTTATTAATGTGAGCGGCTGTTTAGTGATTGCTTATATTTTGACTCTAGCGGTTGAGAGTATTCGCATCATCTCACCTGAACTACGCCTGATGACGACAACGGGTTTCTGTGGTGCATATACTACTTTTTCAACCTATGGCTTGGAATCAAGGAATTTCTTAGATAAGGGCGATATCACAGTACTATTGATTTATTTTGTTGGTAGTGCGATCGCTGGAATGATTGGCATTCAAATCGGTGTTTTATTGGCAAGATCAAGCGTTCAGAGGTCTTAA
- a CDS encoding heme-copper oxidase subunit III: MDSYINSDELHQVSSEHSHDEEGNKMFGFIVFLLSESVIFLSFFAGYIIYKTTTPNWLPAGVSGLEVKEPAINTVILVASSFVIYLAERALQRHNLMGFRLYLLATMAMGSYFLFGQAVEWSHLTFGFTSGTFGGTFYLLTGFHGLHVFTGILLQLIILVRSLIPGNYDTGHFGVNATSLFWHFVDVIWIILFILIYVWQ, encoded by the coding sequence ATGGACAGTTATATTAATTCAGATGAGTTGCACCAGGTAAGTAGTGAGCATAGCCACGATGAAGAAGGCAACAAAATGTTTGGCTTCATTGTGTTCTTACTATCTGAAAGTGTGATTTTCCTGAGTTTTTTTGCAGGATATATTATTTACAAAACAACAACTCCTAACTGGCTCCCAGCTGGTGTTTCTGGACTAGAAGTTAAGGAACCGGCAATCAACACAGTAATTCTTGTCGCTAGTAGCTTTGTCATCTACTTAGCAGAACGCGCCCTTCAACGCCACAACTTAATGGGTTTCCGCCTGTATCTTTTGGCAACTATGGCGATGGGAAGCTACTTTTTATTTGGACAAGCCGTTGAATGGAGTCACCTCACTTTTGGCTTCACGTCGGGGACATTCGGAGGGACGTTTTACCTGTTAACAGGTTTTCACGGGTTGCACGTTTTTACGGGTATCCTGTTACAGTTGATTATTTTAGTGCGATCGCTCATTCCAGGCAACTACGATACAGGTCACTTTGGCGTCAATGCTACCTCGTTGTTCTGGCATTTTGTCGATGTCATCTGGATTATTTTGTTTATCCTCATTTACGTTTGGCAGTAA
- the ctaD gene encoding cytochrome c oxidase subunit I, translating to MTNIPIDSISIAGEHPHHENPGGWKQYFSFSVDHKVIGIQYLVTSFLFFLVGGIFAMVIRGELLTPESDLVDRTVYNGMFTMHGTVMLFLWTFPSLVGLANYLVPLMIGARDMAFPRLNAVAFWMVPVVGILLMSSFFVPGGPAQAGWWAYPPVSLQNPTGNLINGQVLWLLAVAVSGVSSIMGAVNFVTTIVKMRAPGMGFFRMPLFVWAVFSAQIIQLFGLPALTAGAVMLLLDLTAGTAFFDPAKGGNPVMFQHYFWFYSHPAVYVIILPIFGIFSEIFPVYSRKPLFGYKVVAISSILIAVVSGIVWVHHMYVSGTPGWMRMIFMLTTMCVSVPTGIKVFAWVATIWGGKLRLNTPMLFALGGLVMFVFAGITGIMLSSVPVDVHVNNTYFVVGHFHYVLYGTVTMGLYAAIYHWFPKMTGRMYYEGWGKLHFWLAFIGTNLNFLPMHPLGLQGMLRRVASYAPEYTFWNVIASLGGFLLGVSTLPFIFNMVVSWMQGEKAPDNPWRAIGLEWMVSSPPPVENFEEIPIVISEPYGYGKSEPLTAEATGHSTLTGIH from the coding sequence ATGACAAATATTCCTATTGATAGTATCAGTATTGCTGGGGAACACCCTCACCACGAAAATCCAGGCGGCTGGAAGCAATACTTCAGCTTTAGCGTTGACCACAAGGTTATTGGTATCCAGTATCTTGTTACCTCATTCCTCTTCTTTCTAGTTGGTGGCATCTTCGCGATGGTGATTCGCGGAGAACTGCTGACACCCGAATCAGATTTAGTCGATCGCACTGTCTACAACGGTATGTTCACCATGCACGGCACTGTGATGCTGTTTTTGTGGACATTTCCCTCATTAGTTGGTCTTGCTAACTATTTAGTACCTCTAATGATTGGGGCGCGAGATATGGCATTTCCTCGCCTCAATGCGGTTGCCTTCTGGATGGTTCCAGTAGTCGGCATTCTCTTGATGAGCAGCTTCTTTGTTCCTGGTGGCCCAGCTCAAGCAGGCTGGTGGGCTTACCCACCGGTCAGTCTTCAGAATCCGACAGGTAACTTAATTAATGGTCAAGTTCTCTGGCTACTAGCAGTGGCAGTATCAGGCGTCTCCTCAATTATGGGGGCGGTGAACTTTGTGACTACCATCGTGAAGATGCGAGCGCCAGGTATGGGTTTCTTTCGGATGCCCCTATTTGTTTGGGCAGTCTTTAGCGCCCAAATTATCCAACTGTTTGGATTACCTGCACTAACAGCAGGCGCAGTAATGCTGTTACTCGACCTTACAGCTGGCACTGCCTTTTTTGACCCCGCCAAAGGTGGGAATCCGGTAATGTTTCAGCATTACTTCTGGTTCTACTCCCATCCCGCCGTTTACGTGATTATTTTGCCTATATTCGGCATATTCTCGGAAATATTCCCGGTTTATTCACGTAAACCTTTATTTGGTTACAAAGTAGTTGCTATTTCATCGATTTTGATTGCTGTAGTCAGCGGTATTGTTTGGGTACACCATATGTATGTCAGCGGCACTCCTGGGTGGATGCGGATGATTTTTATGCTGACGACGATGTGTGTATCTGTACCTACGGGCATTAAGGTATTTGCTTGGGTAGCAACCATTTGGGGCGGGAAGTTGCGGCTAAATACACCAATGCTATTTGCCTTGGGTGGATTGGTAATGTTTGTTTTCGCTGGCATCACAGGCATCATGCTTTCTTCTGTGCCTGTTGATGTTCACGTTAACAACACCTACTTTGTAGTCGGTCACTTCCACTATGTTCTCTACGGTACAGTAACGATGGGCTTGTATGCGGCCATCTATCACTGGTTCCCCAAGATGACTGGGCGGATGTACTACGAAGGTTGGGGTAAATTGCATTTCTGGTTGGCATTCATCGGTACTAACCTCAACTTTTTACCCATGCATCCATTAGGATTGCAAGGAATGTTACGCCGAGTCGCGTCTTACGCACCAGAGTATACATTCTGGAATGTTATTGCTAGTCTTGGTGGATTTTTGTTAGGAGTGTCCACCTTACCCTTCATTTTCAATATGGTGGTTTCTTGGATGCAAGGTGAGAAAGCACCTGATAATCCTTGGCGGGCTATTGGACTGGAGTGGATGGTTTCTTCACCTCCTCCAGTAGAGAACTTTGAAGAAATTCCGATTGTCATTAGTGAACCCTACGGCTACGGTAAATCGGAACCGTTGACAGCAGAAGCTACTGGCCACTCGACTCTGACAGGCATACATTAA
- a CDS encoding cytochrome c oxidase subunit II, whose protein sequence is MKIQKILNILTLLTGAIAVTATSLWIGKQAYSWLPPQAAAESRLVDDLISFLVTLGAFIFLGVTSTLMYSVLFHRAEKDDYSDGPAIEGNITLEVVWTAIPILLVFWIAGYSYQTYEQMGIQGPMEIVHLHNPMGMESAYAAPKDAPISALAEPVEKIDVVAKQWAWVFHYPEKDITSTELHLPSDRRVRLALKSEDVLHGFYIPAFRLKQDIIPNHAIDFEFTPVRSGEYRLTDSQYSGTYFATMQANVIVESPEAYHQWLAQAATHKPSVAKNQAASEYAAASNQSVKTGWATVAPAAPPLVNVPAVSPESKG, encoded by the coding sequence ATGAAAATCCAGAAGATTTTAAACATATTGACCTTGCTTACAGGCGCGATCGCTGTGACTGCTACCAGTCTCTGGATCGGCAAGCAGGCTTACTCCTGGCTTCCTCCACAAGCGGCAGCCGAATCTCGACTAGTTGATGATTTGATTAGCTTTTTGGTAACACTGGGTGCATTCATCTTCTTAGGAGTGACTAGCACTCTGATGTATTCTGTGCTTTTCCATCGGGCAGAAAAGGATGATTATAGTGATGGCCCAGCAATTGAGGGTAATATCACCCTAGAAGTTGTTTGGACAGCCATCCCAATTCTCCTAGTGTTTTGGATTGCTGGCTACAGCTACCAAACCTATGAGCAAATGGGAATTCAAGGCCCAATGGAAATTGTACATTTACATAATCCAATGGGAATGGAATCAGCTTATGCAGCACCGAAAGACGCGCCAATTAGTGCCTTAGCTGAACCTGTAGAAAAAATTGATGTCGTAGCCAAACAATGGGCTTGGGTATTCCATTACCCAGAAAAAGATATTACCAGTACTGAATTGCATTTACCAAGCGATCGCCGAGTGCGTTTGGCCCTGAAATCAGAAGATGTTCTGCACGGCTTTTACATTCCCGCGTTCCGACTCAAGCAAGACATTATTCCTAACCACGCGATCGACTTTGAATTTACTCCCGTCCGCAGCGGTGAGTACCGATTGACCGATTCTCAATATAGCGGCACATACTTTGCAACCATGCAAGCAAATGTGATTGTTGAATCTCCTGAAGCTTATCACCAGTGGCTAGCGCAAGCAGCAACTCACAAACCATCAGTGGCAAAAAATCAAGCAGCTTCTGAATATGCCGCAGCCTCCAATCAATCAGTCAAAACTGGTTGGGCGACAGTTGCACCTGCTGCACCTCCTCTGGTCAATGTCCCTGCGGTGAGTCCAGAGTCAAAAGGTTAA